Genomic segment of Cygnus olor isolate bCygOlo1 chromosome 20, bCygOlo1.pri.v2, whole genome shotgun sequence:
ATTTTGTCATAGGGCCGAGAATGATTTTGCCTGATGCCATGAAAATGGAACAAAGTGCCCGTAGCTCAGCTTTGGGCTTCATTTGTGATAGGTTAATAAAAGATGACGTAGAAGGAACGCGTTGCTGTTGGCTTGTAGTTTGAATAACTGGTGCTTTGGTGAAGACTGCTATGAAATAATCAGCCACTGTCTGCTTGAGGTTTTGCTGATCTAGGCGCTGACATTTTTTGGACCAGTTTTCTGGTGTAGAGCTGGAAGACACACAGAACAAAATCCTAGCTGATTGTGGTAAATACTGCTAGCAGATTTAAACGTGAAACCAAGTGTATCAAAACTTGTAAGCGTTCCTGGAGAGCTTATAAATAGGgatttttaatctgctttctTGTGGCTTCTAATTGAAGGCTTTTACTTAATTTATTAAAACTGTTAGAGCGGCCTGAGTGACCTTGTAACCATGAACTGGGCTTAATCCAAAATCCTCCAGTGAAGCTGTAAAGAACCTGCAACCAGAGTTTCTTAACATTGCTCAGTGTTAAAATGCTCCAGATCCTGTGACCTTTATATCAGCTTTTCACTGAAGGCGATGTGTGAGCATAGGCCAGCCTTGCTGCCCTCCTGGGAACCCTCATTCTGTGCTGTAATGCATCGCAGAAGTCAGATGACATTTAAGGAAATTTACTATCACTTATCAAATataggctttttaaaatatatttttatatatagagagagttTCCTCAGGATTACAAATGGCTAAACGGTGCTTGCTGCTGATAGCTAAATAATTTGTATGGGATGAAAAACAATCGTGAAATGATGGGATTTAAGTAAGGTACTGGTGGCcaagaaacagaatttgtgGTCTTAGAGTTCTCTGAAAATATCACCGGTTCTGTTGATTATTGTTTGCCCTTTTCATTACAGCTAAGCTAAAAATTGTGAGAAATGTGTTGGGAaagcctgctgctgcacaaaTGCAGTGTCCTCAGATGTTGAATCACTTGTGCTGTTTGATAATCCGACCTCCTGAAGGATTTGAATGGCCCTCTCGACAAGACATTTAGGAGACCAGAACTGGGGAACTACGTGTGCCTCGTCCTGGGCGTCTGCTGCTCTGATGGCAGAGGcatggtgctggagctgcctgtGCTTGACCTGACCCGGTCTGTGGTTTTTTTCACGTTAAAATGAACGTACAGCAGCTGGTTCCTCTCCTGAGGTGAGAACTGAGGGCTGCCAGGTGAAGGTGAGGCGGGGTGATTCAGGAGCTCGGTGCTGGAGGATGTTATGGAGCTCAAAAGGATGTGTTCAGAACATGCCCAGGTGCATCGAGGAAGGCTTTGAGGCAGGCTACAAAGCATGTTGGTGCAGGTGAAACCCCAGTTCAGAAGTTTCTTAAGGTGGTTTGTAAGCTAGGGATAACTGAGGTCAAGGAGAGCATCTTGGGGAATAATCTCTGTGTAAAAGCTCTAAAAAGCATCGTCTACTGGTAGCTGTGAGAACAGGGGTGCTTGGCTGCAAGAAATAGCGCGGCGTTTCCTCCAGAAAGTGGGTGAGATAATCTGACTCCTGGCTAAATATatactttgtgtttgtttgaCTCAGTGTTCAGCAGGCTTGGAATTGTGCCTCGTCTTGAGCTAATACTGATAACTCTGACAGCTTCTAGCCTGTTAAACATGGAGCCTGGTCGCTCGTCCTTTCAAGTGACCAAGAGCGTAGAGTACTGCGTGGAGTTCTCCGGGCTGCCCTTCTGCGAGCAGCATTGTCACTGCTAAAGCACAGTGACACATTTGGTGTTAGAGCATGCTCCTGTAAGTAAGTGCTGTTCTGGAACACAGAGGATGTTCGTAATGGTGCGAAAGAGGTAATGATTTAACAGCACCTGATGGAATGGAGATATGTCACCTGTGGATCAAAATGACCTCGGTTCTTGCCTTGCTCTGTTACAAGTGTCAAGTGCACGGAGTTACTGGAGACGTTAAAAAAACAGCCGACGCTTCTGAGCTCTGTTAACTCACACACCATTGTAGGGGGTGGATAATGACTTTCAAGTCTTACTTCTGATAAAAGGAACGTACGTTGTGAATAAAAAGCCACTGTAGCATTCAGTTTTAGATGTTGGGAAACTACACGCCTCTAAAGACTTCGTCTTGGATTTCTTGAATCTGTCTTCTGAGAATGTGAGGATCTTTTTGAGGGCGTAACTTTTCAAATCGTTTTCAAAGCTGTAACTACAAATAGAAATGAAGCAGGCTGTCATCTTAAACAGAGGGGGAATTTGAGTTAGTTGTAATATGCAGTAAGGTGTcttaaagatttcttttaaaacttccttGAAGTTAGTTCAGGCCGGTGTGCGGTTTGTTTTACGTTTAAATAAGAGTGAGGCTTGGGTGTGGCAGAAGTAGGCCTGCCACATGTCTTTGCGATACTGCTCTGAATCACACCAGCTGACTGCAGCTTTATTTCCACAGCAGAACACTTGGCTGCTTCAGGGATGGGGAGCCACGAGGCAGTGCCAGGAACAAGTTGGTGGTGTCGGGCTGGTGTTTTTAGCTTACTGTGCAAACAGTTCTTCATTAACACAGTTCGTTTTACGCAGCCTTttatatcaaaaaaataaattctgagcTGACCAATAGTCAGTTCTTATAAATTAAACTCTTTCTTGTAAAGACAAGTTCCCTAGAGAACTTCTGAGCAATTTATGACCCTTGCCCTTCATtgtttttgctgatgttttatttctttttttccctgctaagACTGCAGTCTGTCttcttgctgtgtttgctgtttgtttttagatatttgaagtaaaaaaaaataaaaatcaggtgtGATTTATATGATTTAGATAAGGAAGATTTTTGTCCAAGTCCCCTTCCCACTCCTCTGTTCCAACTGCTTGCTAAATGACTTGGTTCGTGGTGTGTTTTAACAAGTTTTAGGACATTTGTGACAGAATTAGGGGATGAATTAGCCTCTCGTGTAGAGAAATTAgtcttttgtggtttttttttgcatttgtttgatGTAGAAAACTTCCCCACACCTTAAACCTTAAAAGTCTGAGCAAGTGCTTTGAATCTTACACTCCAGGCTTCTCAACCACCTCAAAGCTTGTGGGGTAAGATGAGAGACTAGAGCTGTGGTCCGTGGACTGAAATTGAATACTTGATGTCCTTAAAGCTGCTACAAGGCCAACAAGATGCTTAATGAACTGGTGCACATGGAAAAAGCTTTCACTGGGCTCTGACCTTGCAGCTACAGATGGTGACTTGAGGACGCTGCCTGTCGTGGAGGGCTGGAACTTGTTAGCTTTCCATTAGCAGCAATTTATTGACTTCCAGAATAACTTAGGGTCAGACTGAAGTTTTTGGTGTTTTAGGCTGGAGTTTGCTCTCGAATATGACGGGATTTCATGAGGATGAGAGGGTGGCACGTCGGCATCCTGCAGGTGCTTTGAGCAGGGGGACCGCAGGCTTCAGGCACGCGTTGAGTTCCTCCACCTGCTCTCAGGAGGGAGCAAGAGGAGGCTTCAAGTAGGGTTTAATGTCACCCTACAAGGACGTCTCACCTGGGAACTTGAACAAGAAATTGCACCTGTGGGTAGGAAGCTGAAGTGTCTATTGATGCGGTAATATGGAAAATTCCAACTACTAAATGCAGAATAATGATGCCTTTAATGTATTTGTCTGCCTGTAATACTGTTTTTGGTGGCTGGGCAGCCGGACAGAGTTGTTAGATGTGCTGTGAGTATCTTATCAAAttaaggctgaaaaataaacagttctcACTTAAAATCCAGATAATTCAGTGTGGGAGGAAAGTCTTGTCATAGCTGAGATTCTTCTGGACTTGCAGTATTTCTTTATAATACTTGTTTACGTATTGTTGTAcggtgtttgttttttaaatccctcCCTTGTGGAAGCGTGGCTCCCTTTGCTCTCAAGTGCTGCCCTCGCACCTCTACAGCCGCTCTTCCAGATGTTTGCCATCCAGCCCTGGTGCTACTTCACCCCAAGCTGTGCTGGAAGCTCATGGGGACTGCCGGCCTTCCTGTGCTACAGGGACGTGTAACCAGATGCGAGGCACTGTCACCATGGTAAAGCAAGTGCCAGCATTTTCTGTGCTGATTGGAGCTTTACATTTATGCATAGGTTTCTCTTCAGTCACTTACAAGACTTGAGACCCAAAGCATGaccctttatttttatttttttttatgtatgcaGTAAATGCCTTTTTTAGGAATAAGTGCATAGTTCTGTTTACATTTCTGGGGAGAAGAGCGCAAGACTCAGGTATAATAGTTAATTGCAGGCAGTTACTAAGCttgaattaaaatgataaatttgaatatgttttataaatgttGTACAAATGGCTCTGAGATAAAGTATTTTGGAGATGGTGTAAAGCTGTGTTATTGTGACACCTTTCTTGTAAGAGGAAGCTGTAGTGCGGTGGTGGCCTTCCACCGCTGTCACATTTCTGGTGCAGCGTGTCGGCAGCGTTCCTGTAGCACAGAGAGCAAACCTGTGCTGTGCCTTGGTTTAGTAGCATCACTGCCTTTAGGATAGCAACTGGAGTGATACGTTGGAGCAATGTGCTTTTGGACATCAAATTACTGCTTTCTAGCACAAGTGCATTCACTAATCTCGCCTTTTATCCACCCTACTGTAGCAGCAGCTTAGTAGGGCTTGTACGGCTACCTGCCTTATCACTGAAATGTTGAAAATTGCTTTGTTGTTAAGGTGCGTGTTCAAAATACAGGGCTCTAGCACATGTGGCCTGTGGCTCCTGTTCTGGTACCATCCCCAGCTCGTCTGCCTGCCAGATTTGGTTCCTCCTAAGGCGTTAGATGGATCGGGAGCTGCTGAGGTGCAAACATATGTTCCAACCTGTGGTGCCAGCGAGGTAAATGCTGGCAGGGAGGCAGTAACAACCAGTCATGAGGTTTACCATTTCCTCGTAGCTGTATGTTTAATGAGTGCATGTCCAACTCGTCTTGTAGTGAACTGCTAAAACTATTGCTGGAGGAAAGACGCGTTTATTTGACAGAAGAGCTTTGAACTACAACCTGAGAAAGCAGACGTGGTGTTTGGTGAAGCTGCAATTATGTGAACTTGTAGCTGTCAGCGTACAAATAACTTCGATCAGCAGTGTGTGAGATAAAGGTGTACCTAGTGCACGCCCTGTTGCAAGCTGCTGGCTTGTCAGATACCCCTGGACTTCATGTGGGACCCCCGGTCGCGTCAGAGCATGTGTAGCTAcatcttttttccccaacaggGATGAATTATAAATACTGAGATAAAGCAACAAGTACCCAAATACAAGTTAACTTAGTTTCGTTGTTTTACAGATGGGGTCGAGGATTTGGTCTGCTGGGTTCCATCTTCGGAAAGGACAGTGCAATAAATCAGTCAAACAGTGTTTTTGGACTTGTGTTTTATATACTACAAATGTTACTTGGTAAGTATTAATGCAATTTAGAGCCTAAAATATATAACAGGTCTGTGGTGATAAGGGGAATGTGTTATGCATTGCGAAATCTGCATGGTACCAGACAAAATGCAagtgttctctttttttattgGAACCAGTCTAATGGTACATCTGTGTAAAGGGCTTAAAAGCCCAAATGCTACCAAGAGCAATCTTAATTTTCCTGCTATGCTATTGATAATACAAGTATCGAGACGGTTGCTGCACTGCTATTATCACTTAAATGTATTTAGTGTTGGATTGCAGGATAGAAAAGATGAAACTGGAATGTGCAAGTTCTGCAGGAGTAATACGGGGATGGCAGGCAAAAAGTGCACGAAGTGTAGcagtgtgtgtatgtatgttcTAACTCTGAGGTCTGCTCTAAAGCTATTTGTATCAGTAGATGTAAGTTGACCAACCTGTAACTTTCCCAAAATTCAGGAATAAGGTAGATGGTAAATGTTACGCATACTTCTTATCAGAGGACTGTTGTACAGAACCAAGGAGCTCCTCTCCATGTAGCGATTTGTCAGCCATCTTGAACTCATGGTATCTCGAACAGACTTTTAGGTCCTACAAACTTGCCGAGTAGCCTTGAGTTTGAATTGGAGTGCGTaggctttttgctttgtgtggaAAGGGGGGAcgagagcagcagcagtaactCTTTCTCTCTTGTTGCAGGTATGACAGCAAGTGCAGTAGCAGCTCTAATCCTCATGACATCCTCCATAGTGTCTGTAGTAGGGTCATTGTACTTGGCGTACATTCTGTACTTCGTGCTGAAGGAATTTTGCATTGTCTGCGTCATCACATATTTGCTGAACTTCATTCTCTTTATCATCAACTACAAACGACTAGTTTATTTGAACGAGGCCTGGAAACGGCAACTCCAACCCAAACAGGAATAACGCCTGTTTGAACTTTTGACTGACAGTCTGAAGACCCAACTTCCATTaagtttattttgcagtaattttttattCTCCATATCAGACACTTTCCTTGAGAATCataactgaatttttaattataaattggAAGGGGCCCTACATAATTTTTTGTGGTAATCTTCAATTTAAATGTGGTTATGAAAGAAAGCTCTAATACAATCAAAGACAAGCTTTAACTTTACTTTGAAGGAGTTCTAGCCACAGCAAAACCTAGACTCTCCTCCCCCTCCACTTGTAAAGTGGGTAACACTTGCTATAAAATATCCTGTATATAAATTCAGGTATAACAAGATGTGATCATGACATTAAATATTCTAGAATAGCATTACAATATTTAATGTTGCCATGTTTACAGTATGtgtattacattttatttttttttagctcatgGACTTAGATTTAACTAGGACTtatactgtaaataaaattagaaatattgGTTTCTTCCCTGGAAAACTCCCTGTACAATCAGTTTTGTTAGCCTAGGAGCTTTCGGAGTGTTCAGCTAACAGTCGACTGACGTGATGGAAGAAGTGACCTCTGTAGAGAACACCGTGTTGCTGCACTCGCTGCTAGCGCTTTCACGAAAATGATGGTTgggttttgttccatttttcttgtttccagtaTTGAGAATGGAATTAAAGCTGAAACCTGAAGTATGTTCGTTTAAACCacaatttcattaatttctgtacagaatgaaaacagcttAATGTGGTCAATAGAAGGTTACCACCGGAATGCTATTTACAGACTGGGGGTTGGGGTATCAAAGAGCGCCCTTTGGAAGGACTTTATTTCCAGGTAGTGCTGTTTCGTTTTAAACTGCAGTCAGACAGGCAGCGTTACTAATGTTTGATGTTACATGAGTGCTGCAGTATAGGATTGCAATTTGCAGTGGAAACCACTGACTGAGCGGGATAACCAAGTAGTGCACTGAATAAGCAGATACTGAATTGATCTTCGTCAGGATCTTTGGTTTGTGCTATATTGGGAAATGAACTTTAGGCCTGACACACACAAGATCCTTTGGAAGGGCAGTCTGTTTAGCGGGATAACTAAGTAAATGTgctcctgaaaatgaaatgtgataTAGTGCTATCATTGCTCTTTCTaataactaatttttaaaaaaattaaactgcagaTTTACGTAAAGGAACAAAATTGTAATGTTTCTGCACGCAGTATTCTAAGGCTGAATGTTAAAAGTGCCTTCTGTCTTAAAATCTTAAACCAAATACTTTGTGTTGAACTTGGCAGACAGAAGTGtccttgctttaaaaatgaacaaacaaaattccCAGAAAACTTGCTGGCCATAGAAAAGTATTAAGAAACCTATGTTAGTTTTTAGACTGAGAAGTGGTAGCAATATTGTTTAACTCAATGCGATAGGAGGTTGACGTGATTGGGAAAGTAAAATGCTTGTGTTTCGGACTCTGTGACACCAAAATATTCAGCTACTTTCTGTAattggtgctgtgctgctttttgccCTTGTCAGCTTCTAAATACGAAGAGTTCCAACTGCATACCgatttatttaaagaattagTTTAACTAATCTTAGGATTTTTTCTTGCACATGAATGTCAAAAAGACACTTCTGTTGTACGGCTAAGTGGATTAAAAACACTAAGTTGCTGAGGATGAACTTGACTGTGAAACATGCAGCATTCAGTAgagaaaatagaatttttaggttgcattcagaaaatagtatttaaattaCTCCTGAAGTGATTTTCTGGTTTGTATCAAGGATGTAGGTGAAAACTGCTTTTATGTATAGAGTTCTGTGGTATAAGTAACATCTGTTGCATGTAACACTAAATTACACGTCCCTCTTGTCTAAGAGTTTTAGACAAttcattaaatgcattttgtattGACCAGAGTATAGTTAAAGCTTGTCTTGA
This window contains:
- the VKORC1L1 gene encoding vitamin K epoxide reductase complex subunit 1-like protein 1, whose protein sequence is MAAPVLLRVSVPRWERVARSAVCAAGILLSLYACHLEREKGRDLRYQALCDLSERVRCSAAITSRWGRGFGLLGSIFGKDSAINQSNSVFGLVFYILQMLLGMTASAVAALILMTSSIVSVVGSLYLAYILYFVLKEFCIVCVITYLLNFILFIINYKRLVYLNEAWKRQLQPKQE